A single window of candidate division WOR-3 bacterium DNA harbors:
- a CDS encoding lysophospholipid acyltransferase family protein, protein MSLPAVALALVRALPSSPAALLSRTIVLLYLALRPDHRQEIRRNLRIITGKDNRWFWIRNGWRLGLNLSVMAKVGTRTGDALVDRAKVYGENLLCQTVERELHTTMASYHFGLWEYLPQVFGRNGRRVALAVGEQRDTALDRQLSRLRRAGGVTMARGLRQAIKARERSSITGFMLDNTRQGLQVWTEWDGIRVRMPGIGFRLAARRGGQLVPAFARLQNGRVRVDVYPPGNEQAAARALCEEVREHPEEWVWWGKAGAIAQ, encoded by the coding sequence ATGAGTTTGCCCGCCGTCGCTCTCGCGCTGGTTCGGGCACTGCCCAGTAGCCCGGCAGCGCTACTCTCCCGCACAATTGTCCTGCTCTATCTGGCGCTCCGGCCCGACCATCGCCAGGAGATCAGGCGTAACCTGCGCATTATCACAGGGAAAGACAACCGGTGGTTCTGGATCCGAAACGGGTGGAGGCTGGGGCTAAACCTTTCCGTCATGGCCAAGGTTGGCACGCGAACAGGGGATGCACTAGTTGACAGAGCGAAGGTCTACGGTGAGAATCTACTGTGCCAGACAGTGGAACGAGAATTGCATACTACCATGGCCTCCTATCACTTCGGACTGTGGGAGTATCTGCCTCAGGTGTTCGGCCGCAATGGTCGTCGAGTCGCTCTGGCGGTCGGAGAGCAGAGGGACACGGCTCTAGACAGACAACTATCTCGCCTGCGTCGCGCCGGCGGCGTGACCATGGCCAGAGGCTTGCGGCAGGCGATCAAGGCCCGTGAACGATCCTCGATAACCGGGTTCATGCTGGACAACACAAGGCAGGGCCTCCAAGTTTGGACAGAGTGGGACGGCATCAGGGTGAGGATGCCGGGCATCGGATTCAGGCTGGCCGCGCGTAGAGGCGGTCAGTTGGTTCCGGCATTCGCCAGACTGCAGAACGGCAGGGTACGGGTGGATGTCTACCCTCCGGGCAACGAGCAGGCGGCGGCGCGCGCCTTGTGCGAAGAGGTGCGGGAGCACCCGGAGGAGTGGGTGTGGTGGGGTAAGGCGGGGGCGATCGCGCAGTGA